The proteins below come from a single Deltaproteobacteria bacterium genomic window:
- the asnS gene encoding asparagine--tRNA ligase: MMIYIDQCRQFVEQEVTIQGWLVHKRSSGQVRFLVLRDGTGILQAVLLKNKVSPEAFQAFDQLTQESSLALTGILHDDSRAPGGLELELSELKIFQVAQPYPISPKEHGIAFLMEHRHLWLRSARQQAILWIRHELIRAIRDFLDAHQFIQLDAPILTPAACEGTSTLFSTSYFDQGNAFLSQSGQLYMEAGAMAFGRVYCFGPSFRAEKSKTRRHLTEFWMVEPEIAFADLEELISWAEQLIAFMITRVLENRLEELKLLERDITRLEKVKPPLPRLTYTQALELLKEQGLVVAFGEDLGGDEETCIASQFDQPVVIHRYPAGCKAFYMKKDPQDPRVVLNMDILAPEGYGEIIGGSQREEDLERLQERVKEQALSQEDIEWYLDLRRFGTVPHGGFGLGLERMVAWVCGLKHVREAIPFPRTLYRLYP, translated from the coding sequence ATGATGATTTATATTGATCAATGCAGGCAATTTGTTGAACAGGAAGTGACCATCCAGGGATGGCTGGTTCACAAACGTTCCAGCGGACAGGTGCGTTTTTTGGTCCTCAGAGACGGTACGGGCATTTTACAGGCCGTCCTGTTAAAGAACAAAGTCAGCCCGGAGGCATTTCAAGCATTTGATCAGTTAACTCAGGAATCTTCCCTGGCCCTGACCGGGATTTTACATGACGATTCCAGGGCCCCCGGCGGCCTGGAGCTGGAACTATCGGAACTTAAAATCTTTCAGGTCGCCCAGCCCTATCCGATTTCACCCAAGGAACATGGTATTGCCTTTTTGATGGAACACCGCCATCTCTGGCTCCGTTCGGCCCGCCAACAGGCCATATTGTGGATCCGTCACGAGCTGATTCGGGCCATCCGTGATTTTCTGGATGCCCACCAATTTATCCAATTGGATGCCCCGATATTGACTCCAGCCGCCTGTGAGGGGACCAGTACGCTTTTCAGTACGTCCTATTTTGATCAGGGGAATGCCTTTCTTTCTCAAAGCGGCCAGCTTTATATGGAGGCCGGGGCTATGGCCTTCGGCCGGGTATATTGTTTCGGCCCATCATTCAGGGCCGAGAAATCCAAGACCCGCAGACACCTGACGGAATTCTGGATGGTGGAACCCGAAATCGCCTTTGCCGACCTGGAAGAATTGATCTCCTGGGCCGAACAATTGATTGCTTTTATGATCACCCGGGTTTTAGAGAACAGGCTTGAAGAGCTTAAACTCCTGGAAAGAGATATTACCCGGCTGGAAAAGGTCAAGCCTCCCTTGCCACGCCTGACTTATACCCAGGCCCTGGAATTACTAAAAGAGCAGGGTTTGGTCGTTGCTTTTGGAGAGGATCTGGGGGGCGATGAAGAGACCTGCATCGCTTCCCAATTTGACCAACCGGTGGTTATTCATCGTTATCCTGCCGGATGCAAGGCCTTTTATATGAAAAAAGACCCCCAGGACCCCAGAGTGGTTTTGAATATGGACATCCTGGCTCCGGAAGGGTATGGAGAGATCATCGGTGGTTCCCAGAGAGAGGAAGACCTGGAACGCCTCCAGGAAAGAGTCAAAGAACAGGCCCTTTCCCAAGAGGATATTGAATGGTATTTAGATCTCCGTCGTTTCGGCACAGTCCCCCATGGGGGATTCGGACTGGGCCTCGAGAGGATGGTGGCCTGGGTTTGCGGATTAAAACATGTCCGGGAGGCCATTCCATTTCCCCGGACCCTTTACCGCCTTTATCCCTGA
- the glyQ gene encoding glycine--tRNA ligase subunit alpha, with product MLTFQELIGALNQYWAGQGCLLLQPYDLEVGAGTFHPATFLRVLGPEPWKAAYVEPSRRPTDGRYGENPNRLQHYYQYQVILKPSPLEVQDLYLKSLESFGIHPLEHDLRFVEDDWESPTLGAWGLGWEVWLDGMEITQFTYFQQCGGIDLSPIAVELTYGLERIAMYLQEKDNVYQLKWNDRISYGEIHHQTEFEFSTYNFDQADVEQLRANFNSYEKESKRLVALKLPRPAYDFCLKCSHVFNILDARGAISVTERTGYIGRIRDLARQVAHEYYAQREALGFPLLNQER from the coding sequence GTGCTTACTTTTCAAGAATTGATCGGGGCCCTGAATCAGTATTGGGCCGGACAGGGATGCCTGCTTTTACAACCCTATGACCTGGAGGTCGGAGCCGGGACCTTCCACCCGGCAACCTTCTTAAGGGTCCTGGGACCGGAACCCTGGAAAGCGGCTTATGTGGAACCTTCGCGACGTCCGACCGACGGCCGCTACGGGGAAAACCCCAACCGGCTCCAGCATTATTATCAATACCAGGTTATCCTTAAACCCTCTCCTTTGGAAGTTCAGGATTTGTATTTGAAAAGTCTGGAAAGTTTTGGAATCCATCCCCTGGAACACGATCTGAGGTTTGTGGAAGACGACTGGGAATCTCCTACCCTGGGGGCCTGGGGATTGGGTTGGGAGGTTTGGCTGGACGGCATGGAGATCACCCAATTCACCTATTTCCAACAATGCGGGGGTATCGATCTCTCACCCATTGCGGTGGAGTTGACCTATGGCCTGGAACGGATCGCCATGTATCTCCAGGAAAAGGACAATGTCTATCAACTGAAATGGAACGACCGGATTTCTTACGGCGAAATCCATCACCAGACCGAATTTGAATTTTCCACCTATAATTTCGACCAGGCCGATGTGGAACAGTTACGGGCCAATTTCAATTCTTACGAAAAAGAGAGCAAAAGGCTGGTGGCCCTGAAACTGCCCCGGCCGGCTTATGACTTCTGCCTGAAATGTTCCCATGTTTTTAATATCCTGGATGCCCGGGGGGCCATCAGCGTCACAGAGCGGACCGGCTATATCGGCAGGATTCGAGATCTGGCCCGCCAGGTGGCCCATGAATATTATGCCCAGCGGGAAGCCCTGGGGTTCCCGCTACTGAATCAGGAACGATGA
- the recO gene encoding DNA repair protein RecO, with protein MPAKTVEAIILQVKPYGEADLIIEFFTSQWGRMRGIAKGAKKSKKRFVHCLEPLNWVRLTLFEKQTISLARIDQGELIDPFPEIRKDFRKWGQAAYFCEMTKELFPVGDQNPLVFELIRESLRILNQEKGDREVFIIFQIRLLKLAGYALFLNTCLNCGKKAEEIGEAVFSLIRGGILCPLCLRGDKGICLSIGSIQSIRQSMVMNLPQVFRMRFSPEIRREIEGLLGPFSRHIMGKELGSARYLKQIQEGYG; from the coding sequence ATGCCCGCCAAGACCGTTGAAGCCATTATCCTTCAGGTAAAACCTTACGGAGAGGCGGATTTGATTATTGAATTTTTTACTTCCCAATGGGGAAGGATGAGGGGGATTGCCAAAGGGGCCAAAAAGAGCAAAAAACGATTTGTTCATTGTCTCGAACCCTTAAATTGGGTCCGTTTGACCCTTTTTGAAAAACAAACTATTTCTTTGGCGCGCATTGATCAAGGGGAATTGATCGACCCCTTTCCGGAGATTCGAAAAGATTTCAGGAAGTGGGGGCAGGCCGCCTACTTTTGTGAAATGACCAAGGAATTATTCCCTGTAGGAGATCAAAATCCCCTGGTCTTTGAGTTGATCCGGGAATCCCTGCGGATTCTTAATCAGGAAAAGGGGGACCGGGAAGTCTTCATTATTTTTCAGATTCGGTTACTTAAACTGGCCGGATACGCCCTTTTTCTGAACACCTGCTTGAATTGCGGGAAAAAAGCCGAGGAGATCGGCGAGGCCGTCTTTTCCTTGATCAGGGGGGGAATTCTGTGCCCCCTTTGCCTGCGGGGAGACAAAGGAATCTGCCTTTCCATCGGATCGATCCAGAGCATTCGGCAATCGATGGTCATGAATTTGCCCCAGGTTTTTCGGATGCGTTTTTCTCCGGAGATCCGCAGGGAAATCGAAGGACTGTTGGGACCTTTTTCCAGGCATATTATGGGGAAGGAACTCGGATCGGCCCGGTATCTGAAGCAGATACAGGAAGGGTATGGATGA